GCGGTGACGGATGCGACCATAAAAGCCACGAAGGAGGCGAACGAGAGCAAGAACATCACGACACAGCAAGAGCGTGAGGCTGCGAAAAAAGCGCTAGAAGTACAAGGAAAAGTGGTCAGCGATGAGGCAATTGATAACTATATTCACGAGCAAGTTATTCAGGCGAAAGTGAATGAATCCGGTTGGGGTGTGGGTGGTGACAAGCGCCGAATAGTGGAGTCGGGCACGGCGTTAATCCAAGGGTTGGTGAATGGCGATGTAAATAAAGCGGTGGCGAATGCGAGTGCACCGTATATTGCGAATCAAATAGCGCAACATATCCCAGCTGAAAATAAAGAAGGCCGCATAGCGGCGCACGGTATTGCGAATGTTGCATTAGCACTGGCAAAAGGTGAAAATGCAGGCGCGCAATCGTTAGGTGCGATGACGGCAGAAGCGGTGGGAATGCTATCGCAAGAGCTGTATAAGAAAAAGCCAAGTGAGCTAACGGAAGATGAAAAATCGACGGTAAGTGCGTTTGCGAGTCTGGCCGCGGGTATAGCGGGTGGATTAGTCGGCGGAGATACGTCAAGTGCAGCAAATGCCGCAGAGGCCGGGAAGACCACGGTTGAGAATAACTATCTATCAAATAAAGATGTTCTCAACATGCAGAAAGAACTGGAGATCGCAGAGAAAGAGGGCAAAGACACTCAACCTATTTATGAAAAATATGGTGCGTTGAGTGAGAAGCAAAGAGAAGAAGCGGTAGCAAAAGAATGTAGCGATAATGTGTATTGCTCGATTGCTGCTTGGGAAATGATGAACACAGGGAGTGAGCAATCTAACTCCAAATTAGCGGCTTTAGCCTCTAAGTTAAGTCCTGAAGAACAGGCGAAATTCAATGCGTTTGTGAATGCAGAGAATGCCGAAAGTGCTCATGCAATTTATCAATCACTCCCTACATCAGTTCGTGTTGCACTACAAGGTAAGGAAATTCTAGATAGTACGGGTATCCGAGGACCTGTATCAGGCTCAGGCGGTGTGTCAGCTTTAGGGATCAAAGGTAAAGGTGACAAAGGGAATAAAGAAAAAGAACAAAGTAATAGTTCTCAAAAAAATCCATCATCAACAGAGCATAAAGTTGTTGATATCAAGTCTGGTGGTAAAGGTGATTGGAATAAGCAGCTGAATAAACCTGAGCCAAATACAGTTTATAAAGTCGATGGGAACAACACTTATAAAACAGATTCTCAAGGACGAGTACAAAGTGTAGAAGCAAAACTTTCATTAAATACCAATGATAGAAATAGCTATCAGCAATGTAAAGCTGGCAAATGTGGCGTTGCTGGTGATGAAGGTGGACATTTAATTGCAACTCGTTTCAATGGTCCAGGAGAAAAACTCAATATTGTTCCAATGAACTCTAACTTGAATAGAGGTGAATGGAAAAAAATGGAGAACTCATGGGCTGACGCGTTAAAGAACGGTAAACAAGTTAATGTTAAAATAGAACCGGTATATTCAGGACAAAGTGGTCGGCCAAGTAGTTTTAACGTTACGTATAAGATTGGAAATGAGCGTCCTGTAGAAAGAACGTTTATTAACGATTCTGGAGGTAAATAATGAAAACTGAACAAGAAATATATAATGAGATAGGGTTATTACTATACGGCATAGCTCCAGATGATGCTCAAAAAATAATAATGAGAGCTAGCTTATCAGCCGAGGGTGACACATGTGAATATGAATATGATTATATTGATAATGAAAATGAGTTGAAATGGCTTACAGCGGGTGGCGTCGTGAATACAAATATGCTTCACAATTTAGTTGAACTGCAAAACTATTATATTGAAAATAATCTAACGAATGGCCTTCCCGTTTGGAAAGCTTGTGAATCTACATTAGACTTAGAAACAATGAAAATTAATATAGATTTTAAATACGAAGATTAAAGTAAAAGATCCCAGTAAGTGCTGGGATCTTCGTTAAAAGCCTCACTCCTCAGCCAACCGGATAATCAACTGTCCGGCTTGACGAGTGAGGGTATAGTGGCTACCCACCTCAAATCCCAACTCATTCAGCCACTTACCGCTGATTATCAGTTGGGGGCTGGGGTTGGGTTTACCGCTGTTCGGCAAGTAACCCACTGAATATCGTCTGCTTTTGACCTCATCTTCTTTAGTCACCATCCAAATATTCCAAGCCTATCTTGTTATTTTCCTGTCTTTTTTACTCAAATACACCGAACAAACCACCGACAAATACGACTCGAAGCAAAAAGGCGGTAGCTTGTCGGGGAGTATTGGCACAGGGTTGAATACCACGGCATCGGTGAATGTGAATAAAACCGAGATGCACAGTGATTATCAATCGGTGGATAAACAAACGGGTATCAATGCAGGCAAAGGCGGTTTTGATATCACGGTGGGCAATCACACGCAACTTGATGGTGCGGTGATTGGTAGCACGGCCGAGGCCGATAAAAACAAACTCGACACGGGCACACTGGGCTTTGGGGATATCAAAAACAAAGCCGAGTACAAAGTGGATAGCCAAAGTGGCGGGTTTAGCACGGGAGGCTCGCCATTTGAAGACCAGTTAGCAGGTAATGCGGCAGGTTCGTTATTGACCAATGTGAATAACAAAGGGAAAGACAGCAATACCACGCATGCGGCGGTGTCGGAGGGTGAGATTGTTATCCGCGATAAGGATAATCAGAAACAAGATGTCAATGCGCTAAGCCGTGATACGGACAATGCCCACGAGAAGCTCAACACGATTTTTGACAAAGAGAAAGAGCAGAAGCGGATAGAGAAAACGCAGCTAGTCGGCGAGTTAGGTAAGCAGATTACGGATATTGCGGTGACGGAAAAGCGGATAGACGCGACCAAAGAAGAGACGAAAAACTTCGATAAAACACCAGTCACAGCTGATGAGCGTAAGAAAGCGATTGATTCTATCAAAGACCCGAACTTAAAAGGGGATGAAACAGCTATTCGTGAGGCGGTATTGAACGACCGCATTGAAAAAGCGGTTCAAGCATCAGAGTGGGGCGTGGGTGGTGATAATCGCCGCATTGTGGAATCGGGCACAGCCTTAATCCAAGGATTGGTGAATGGGGATGTAAATAAAGCGGTGGCGAATGCGAGTGCACCGTATATTGCGAATCAAATAGCGCAACATATCCCAGCTGAAAATAAAGAAGGCCGCATAGCGGCGCACGGTATTGCGAATGTTGCATTAGCACTGGCAAAAGGTGAAAATGCAGGGGCACAATCGTTAGGTGCGATGACGGCAGAAGCGGTGGGAATGCTATCGCAAGAGCTGTATAAGAAAAAGCCAAGTGAGCTAACGGAAGATGAAAAATCGACGGTAAGTGCGTTTGCGAGTCTGGCCGCGGGTATCGCGGGTGGATTAGTTGGCGGCGATACGTCAAGTGCGGCAAATGCCGCAGAGGCCGGGAAGACCACGGTTGAGAATAACTATCTGAGTTTTGATGAAAAGCAAAGAGAGAAAACCCTCGAAAACAAATTGAAACAAGGCACTATCTCCGATGCGGAACAATCAGAACTGAATGCGCTTAAAGAAAAAAGTGATGAACGCAATGAATCACTAATGGCTGCTTGCCAAGGTGGTATGTCAGAAGCCTGTATAAATGATAAAAAACAGGCGATGAGTGCAGAAAAAACCTATCAATTAGAAGGTGAATATCAGGCGTTCTATGATGCATTAAAAGATCATCCAGATGAAAAAAGGCAATTTGATGCACTTGTAGACGAATATTCTCGCGAAGTTAGTGCTTTGATGTACAAAGGATATACCCTTGAACAGGCCATGAATAAGATTCAGTCTGATAATAGAATGGCTGCGATATATCAGAAATCAATGGATGAGATGCCTGGATG
The window above is part of the Providencia sp. R33 genome. Proteins encoded here:
- a CDS encoding VENN motif pre-toxin domain-containing protein yields the protein MTSSSLVTIQIFQAYLVIFLSFLLKYTEQTTDKYDSKQKGGSLSGSIGTGLNTTASVNVNKTEMHSDYQSVDKQTGINAGKGGFDITVGNHTQLDGAVIGSTAEADKNKLDTGTLGFGDIKNKAEYKVDSQSGGFSTGGSPFEDQLAGNAAGSLLTNVNNKGKDSNTTHAAVSEGEIVIRDKDNQKQDVNALSRDTDNAHEKLNTIFDKEKEQKRIEKTQLVGELGKQITDIAVTEKRIDATKEETKNFDKTPVTADERKKAIDSIKDPNLKGDETAIREAVLNDRIEKAVQASEWGVGGDNRRIVESGTALIQGLVNGDVNKAVANASAPYIANQIAQHIPAENKEGRIAAHGIANVALALAKGENAGAQSLGAMTAEAVGMLSQELYKKKPSELTEDEKSTVSAFASLAAGIAGGLVGGDTSSAANAAEAGKTTVENNYLSFDEKQREKTLENKLKQGTISDAEQSELNALKEKSDERNESLMAACQGGMSEACINDKKQAMSAEKTYQLEGEYQAFYDALKDHPDEKRQFDALVDEYSREVSALMYKGYTLEQAMNKIQSDNRMAAIYQKSMDEMPGWAKFGMALQDTVAMVYGAKAANNTLIPWEKGYYNKPQQGGTLNVGAGKKPIENAYNISHPDYPRGLGVHAGNANDLSNIATGSQKVIVMENPYGFKPFNNEVLRVLDKDGTMVVTGSWNNPAMKNIEKEAKKNGFKLVEVKVISSEGFKNSNGKPINNPTVKEYKFERE
- a CDS encoding SymE family type I addiction module toxin; this encodes MVTKEDEVKSRRYSVGYLPNSGKPNPSPQLIISGKWLNELGFEVGSHYTLTRQAGQLIIRLAEE